A DNA window from Leptospira venezuelensis contains the following coding sequences:
- a CDS encoding alpha/beta hydrolase, whose product MKNIYLISGLGADERVFHRLNFGNINIKYISWIKPELNEPLSKYSKRLLSQIDLKDEVILMGVSFGGIMALEISKHILVKQIVIISSIKSNSEKPVIYRIISFLRLISIIPSFLLKLYNPILSYYFGITSKEDIDLLKSFITNTDGSFLKWALKSILKWDNQDYQSDLIHLHGTNDRLFPFKLIKAPISIADGGHFMVLNKADEISLKLREILKVH is encoded by the coding sequence GTGAAGAACATCTATTTAATAAGTGGGTTAGGGGCGGACGAACGAGTATTTCATAGGCTCAATTTCGGAAATATAAATATAAAATATATATCTTGGATAAAGCCAGAATTAAATGAACCTCTTTCAAAATACTCAAAGAGATTACTAAGCCAAATTGATTTAAAGGATGAAGTTATTTTAATGGGTGTTTCTTTCGGTGGGATAATGGCTTTGGAGATTTCGAAACACATCTTAGTAAAACAAATCGTTATTATCTCAAGTATTAAATCGAATTCAGAGAAGCCTGTAATTTATCGTATTATTAGCTTTCTAAGGCTAATTAGCATAATTCCATCGTTTTTGCTAAAATTATATAACCCAATTTTAAGCTACTATTTCGGAATTACTTCTAAAGAGGATATAGATCTTTTAAAAAGTTTCATAACAAATACTGACGGTAGCTTTCTTAAATGGGCCTTGAAATCTATATTAAAATGGGATAATCAAGATTATCAATCTGACTTAATTCATTTGCATGGAACTAATGATAGATTATTTCCATTTAAGCTCATAAAAGCTCCGATTTCTATTGCCGATGGAGGTCATTTTATGGTTTTGAATAAAGCAGATGAAATTTCTTTGAAATTGAGAGAGATCTTAAAAGTTCATTAA
- a CDS encoding HigA family addiction module antitoxin has product MNKELMNIHPGEILLEDFLKPMGITAYKLAQSTHIDQKRISEIVHGRRSITADTALRFSKFFGNSPEFWLSIQAHYDLEIKQYELKSELKTIKKFQELQAS; this is encoded by the coding sequence ATGAATAAAGAATTAATGAATATCCATCCTGGCGAAATCTTATTAGAAGATTTCTTGAAACCCATGGGAATAACTGCCTATAAGCTTGCTCAATCAACTCATATTGATCAGAAACGAATTAGTGAAATAGTTCATGGTCGTCGTTCTATTACTGCAGACACTGCACTTAGATTTTCTAAATTTTTTGGTAATTCTCCAGAGTTTTGGTTATCAATACAGGCCCATTATGATTTAGAAATTAAGCAGTATGAGCTTAAAAGTGAACTAAAAACGATTAAGAAGTTTCAAGAACTTCAAGCTAGTTAA
- a CDS encoding type II toxin-antitoxin system RelE/ParE family toxin yields the protein MILSFYDKESEIIWLGKFSKKFPKEIQRTARRKLIHIDSAKNIEDLKIPLGNRLHALSGDRQGQYSISINMQYRICFSWENGNASNVEIVDYH from the coding sequence GTGATTCTATCATTCTACGATAAAGAATCTGAAATTATTTGGTTAGGTAAGTTTTCTAAAAAGTTTCCGAAAGAAATTCAGAGAACAGCTAGAAGGAAATTAATTCACATAGATAGCGCAAAGAATATTGAAGATTTAAAAATTCCTCTCGGAAATAGACTTCATGCATTGTCTGGGGATAGGCAAGGCCAGTATAGCATAAGTATAAATATGCAATATCGGATATGCTTTTCTTGGGAAAATGGGAATGCTTCAAATGTTGAGATAGTCGATTATCATTAG
- a CDS encoding DUF7674 family protein: MNLDFILLDDAGSSDALLKDLIKIFPNFQIYLDGSIFIEKKTAITIHGIFAEFSHYFTESFEKLSEEQLTKLFNFIEDSFQSEFSNLNNAVCTCFLENLNDDAIFNKIKTFFGKKTREYIQNL, encoded by the coding sequence ATGAATTTAGATTTTATTTTATTAGATGATGCTGGAAGTAGTGATGCACTATTAAAGGATCTAATAAAAATCTTTCCGAATTTTCAAATATACCTTGATGGTTCAATTTTCATCGAAAAGAAAACGGCTATTACTATACACGGTATTTTTGCTGAATTTAGCCATTATTTCACGGAAAGCTTTGAAAAATTATCGGAAGAGCAATTAACGAAATTGTTTAATTTTATTGAGGATAGCTTTCAGAGTGAGTTTAGCAATTTAAATAACGCAGTCTGTACTTGCTTTCTTGAAAATTTGAATGACGATGCGATATTCAACAAAATAAAAACTTTCTTTGGAAAGAAGACGAGAGAATATATTCAGAATCTCTGA
- a CDS encoding DUF4145 domain-containing protein, translating to MSKFIPPQFKLRAYSCPVCGAFANMQWSETTSTLGPYRSERTPIYLARCAHCYEDNYWFTQVNEENVVINSIMIIPDGSRAPLPHPYMPENVKKDYMEARSIINISSKGACALLRLSIQKLCVHLGEPGKDLNSDIGNLVSKGLPVEVQQALDIVRVIGNKAVHPGELNEEDIEEVALPLFDLVNEIIEDRISKPQKLKSLFERLPKNSKEQIEKRDNTNKK from the coding sequence GCAAATTTATTCCCCCTCAATTTAAATTAAGAGCATATAGCTGTCCAGTTTGTGGTGCGTTTGCCAATATGCAGTGGTCAGAGACAACAAGCACTTTGGGCCCATATAGAAGTGAACGAACGCCTATATACCTTGCTCGATGTGCTCATTGTTACGAAGATAACTATTGGTTTACTCAGGTTAATGAGGAAAATGTAGTTATAAACTCCATTATGATTATACCCGATGGATCTCGAGCTCCATTACCGCATCCATATATGCCTGAGAACGTTAAGAAAGATTATATGGAAGCACGCAGCATTATCAATATCTCATCTAAAGGAGCATGTGCATTATTGCGCCTATCTATCCAAAAATTATGTGTTCATTTAGGAGAGCCTGGTAAGGATCTTAATTCTGATATAGGTAATTTAGTTTCAAAAGGACTTCCTGTTGAAGTGCAACAAGCGTTAGACATAGTGCGCGTGATCGGAAATAAAGCAGTGCACCCGGGAGAACTAAATGAAGAAGATATTGAGGAAGTAGCGTTGCCATTATTCGATTTAGTAAACGAAATAATAGAAGATAGAATTTCAAAACCCCAGAAGCTAAAGTCTCTATTCGAACGGCTCCCCAAAAATAGTAAAGAGCAAATTGAAAAAAGAGACAATACAAATAAGAAGTAA